In the genome of Saprospira sp. CCB-QB6, one region contains:
- the ribD gene encoding bifunctional diaminohydroxyphosphoribosylaminopyrimidine deaminase/5-amino-6-(5-phosphoribosylamino)uracil reductase RibD — MKETIDQLDEKYMRRAISLARLSGGSQQPNPRVGALIVHQGRIIGEGFHQKAGEPHAEVLAVRSVQDQSLLAESTIYVTLEPCFHHGRTPPCVDLIVQHQIPRVVIAQADPFEKVGGKSIARLRDLGHEVKVGVLEEEAAWLNRRFFRHITQKRPYIVLKWACSADDLMGRAGENLRISNPISSRINHRWRSQESAILVGRKTAAVDNPALSNRYHFGRQPLRMVLDREGQLPMALQLFDGQQATRVYRAIPPALEQKNLSFVQLPYAQLLEELCADWQQLGLQSVLVEGGAQLLQSFLSAGLWDEIRILRSSDILGHGIAAPIAPKNYLRSIQPLFDNQVEIYYRKA; from the coding sequence ATGAAAGAGACCATAGATCAATTAGACGAAAAATATATGCGACGGGCCATTTCTTTGGCTCGTTTGAGTGGGGGCAGTCAGCAGCCCAATCCTAGAGTAGGGGCCCTTATTGTTCATCAGGGCCGTATTATTGGAGAAGGCTTTCATCAAAAGGCGGGAGAGCCGCATGCTGAGGTCTTGGCGGTTCGCTCGGTTCAAGATCAATCGCTCTTAGCCGAATCGACCATTTATGTGACCTTAGAACCCTGTTTTCATCATGGGCGGACGCCTCCTTGTGTAGATTTGATTGTGCAACATCAGATTCCCCGAGTGGTTATTGCTCAGGCCGATCCCTTTGAGAAGGTTGGAGGCAAGAGCATTGCTCGCTTGAGGGATTTGGGGCATGAGGTCAAAGTTGGGGTTTTGGAAGAAGAGGCGGCTTGGCTCAATCGCCGTTTTTTTCGCCATATCACCCAAAAACGCCCTTACATTGTCCTAAAGTGGGCCTGTTCTGCAGATGATTTGATGGGGCGAGCGGGGGAGAATCTTCGGATATCCAACCCTATTTCTAGCCGCATCAATCACCGTTGGCGCAGCCAAGAAAGTGCAATTCTAGTAGGGCGAAAAACAGCAGCGGTAGACAATCCCGCCTTGAGCAATCGCTATCATTTTGGGCGGCAACCGCTGCGGATGGTTTTGGACCGAGAGGGGCAATTGCCTATGGCGTTACAACTATTTGATGGACAGCAAGCGACCAGAGTGTATCGGGCCATTCCGCCCGCTTTGGAGCAAAAGAATCTAAGCTTTGTCCAACTTCCCTATGCGCAGCTTTTGGAGGAACTTTGCGCCGATTGGCAGCAACTAGGCCTGCAATCGGTTTTGGTAGAAGGAGGTGCGCAGCTTTTGCAGAGCTTTCTATCGGCTGGCCTTTGGGATGAAATTCGCATTTTGCGTTCTTCCGATATTTTGGGCCATGGCATTGCGGCCCCCATAGCGCCCAAAAACTATTTGAGAAGCATACAGCCGCTATTCGATAATCAGGTAGAAATTTATTACCGCAAAGCCTAA